Proteins encoded in a region of the Triticum dicoccoides isolate Atlit2015 ecotype Zavitan chromosome 3A, WEW_v2.0, whole genome shotgun sequence genome:
- the LOC119267940 gene encoding uncharacterized isomerase BH0283-like — protein sequence MVKKGIQYVVVDAFTAQPFKGNPAAVCFLEDDAAAPAGDGRWMQSVAVEFNLSQTAFFSRDSSCAADAATPRFHLRWFTPVTEVALCGHATLATAHFLFTSVLAERHGVVEFATKSGVLTAKKVPAPEAEEQGTLFIELDFPMSDYVGCEPADKLPSIPETLNGAPVVSVHKSVTTNDLIVELSSGKEVADVLPNIEEIRKCAGRGVIVTAPAPAGSGYDFFTRFFCPKFGIDEDPVCGSAHCVLAPYWGGKLGKQKLIAFQVSPRSGTLYLELDIANRRVRIQGEAVTVMAGTLFA from the exons ATGGTCAAGAAAGGAATCCAGTATGTCGTG GTGGATGCCTTCACGGCCCAGCCGTTCAAGGGCAACCCGGCCGCGGTGTGCTTCCTGGAGGACGACGCGGCCGCTCCCGCGGGGGACGGGCGGTGGATGCAGTCCGTCGCCGTGGAGTTCAACCTCTCCCAAACGGCCTTCTTCTCCCGTGATTCGTCCTGCGCGGCCGACGCCGCCACGCCGCGGTTCCACCTCCGCTGGTTCACCCCCGTCACCGAG GTCGCGCTCTGCGGCCACGCGACGCTGGCCACCGCCCACTTCCTCTTCACGTCTGTCCTCGCGGAGCGCCATGGCGTGGTTGAGTTCGCGACCAAGTCCGGGGTCCTGACCGCCAAGAAGGTTCCTGCACCGGAGGCGGAGGAGCAGGGGACGCTGTTCATTGAGCTGGACTTCCCCATGAGTGATTATGTGGGCTGCGAGCCCGCCGACAAGCTGCCGTCCATCCCGGAGACGCTCAACGGCGCGCCCGTCGTCAGTGTTCACAAATCAGTGACCACCAACGACCTCATT GTTGAACTTTCATCAGGAAAAGAGGTCGCCGATGTCCTTCCTAACATCGAAGAAATTAGAAAGTGTGCCGGCAGAGGTGTGATTGTTACAGCACCGGCGCCTGCTGGATCGGGTTATGACTTCTTCACACGCTTCTTCTGCCCAAAATTTGGGATTGATGAG GATCCTGTATGTGGCagtgcacactgtgttttggcaccctaCTGGGGTGGAAAGCTGGGGAAGCAAAAACTGATAGCGTTTCAG GTATCTCCAAGGAGCGGGACACTATACCTGGAGCTGGATATTGCGAATCGGCGAGTGCGGATTCAGGGAGAAGCCGTCACTGTCATGGCTGGGACACTCTTCGCCTAG
- the LOC119272176 gene encoding uncharacterized protein LOC119272176, with product MPPRENATPNSAAIVLSKLDQGFPPEHVRKAPRPSPHALSTAAPNLRHLAAHPLHLALRRPRQIRVALLHSPLHLARRRPRRIRATHAATGQPPQPRSEPGSGPTPAHGASPPLRSSQTHAPTRRRDCGSPDPRVPAWWRPSVHARRPISSAQRRAAQPPAGAGRTALAPDSAFLSPGEQPRAAPVAGERKRRPAAADVARALLGGARRRRRREGWWGCDLRRLGFRARAAPRGSGTGPGLAAVHLSNLLSPAVDALNHGPSRVRCRR from the exons ATGCCCCCAAGAGAGAACGCGACGCCGAATAGCGCCGCCATCGTTCTATCTAAACTAGATCAAGGATTTCCCCCGGAGCACGTCAGGAAAG CACCTAGGCCTTCCCCACACGCCCTCAGCACGGCCGCGCCGAATTTGCGCCATCTTGCTGCACACCCCCTCCACCTCGCGCTCCGGAGGCCTCGCCAGATCCGTGTCGCGCTGCTGCACTCCCCCCTCCACCTCGCGCGCCGGCGGCCGCGCCGGATCCGCGCCACCCACGCCGCCACAGGGCAACCGCCGCAGCCCCGCAGCGAACCCGGATCGGGCCCGACCCCTGCCCATGGAGCGTCGCCGCCGCTTCGATCCTCGCAGACGCACGCGCCAACCCGCCGCCGCGATTGCGGCTCTCCAGATCCGCGCGTGCCCGCATGGTGGCGCCCCTCAGTCCACGCGCGCCGCCCAATCTCCAGCGCGCAACGCCGCGCCGCCCAGCCTCCAGCGGGCGCAGGCCGCACCGCGCTCGCGCCCGACAGCGCCTTCCTCAGCCCAGGGGAGCAGCCCCGCGCAGCTCCTGTAGCAGGCGAGAGGAAGAgaaggcccgccgccgccgacgtcgcgCGGGCTTTGCTCGGCGgtgctcgccggcggcggcggagggaggggtgGTGGGGATGCGACctccggcggctagggtttcgcgcCCGGGCCGCCCCGCGGGGGAGCGGCACGGGGCCGGGTCTAGCAGCTGTCCACCTATCGAATTTGTTAAGTCCGGCTGTGGATGCTCTAAACCATGGTCCCAGCCGG GTAAGATGTCGTCGTTGA